Proteins encoded by one window of Bacillota bacterium:
- a CDS encoding MFS transporter: MKPTLRDYFGISLFWFALSFFWGAVLILVLPDRVEQLVGSQEKDRVLAIVTSVGAFVASATQILFGAISDRSRHPMGRRRPYLIVGTLLTTAGLFLFPAARTVWTLLGVYIVIQFFLNVANGPYQALIPDRIPWQYHGTASAWMGVCTLLGRIGGPFAASLLLGSEQGLFWLMVLFAVFLNAFMLLNVWLIREEPYTGHSPTLWESIASSYRVPLKPYPSFVWLLISRLAIMMGIYTVNFCLLYYLRDTLGYRREAFSLITNFMILSTITGILGTLPAGKLADRYSKRLILALSCLICLLAGMGFLFAKDLTVVYIAVGIFGAGFGVFQAVDWALACNLLPQEAPAKYMGVWGIADTLPQVVAPLIAGPIAYVVNTQVEMGVGYRVLMVLAMVYWALGTVAIRFIRERSQLEGTIIAHADSELE, from the coding sequence ATGAAACCCACCCTGCGCGACTACTTCGGAATCAGCCTGTTCTGGTTCGCGCTCTCTTTTTTCTGGGGCGCGGTGCTTATCCTGGTGCTCCCTGACCGCGTGGAGCAGCTGGTCGGCTCTCAGGAGAAAGACCGTGTGCTGGCGATAGTCACCAGCGTCGGCGCGTTTGTGGCTTCCGCCACGCAGATTTTGTTCGGCGCCATCAGCGACCGCAGCCGCCATCCGATGGGCAGGCGCAGACCCTACCTGATTGTCGGCACGCTGCTGACCACCGCCGGACTGTTCCTCTTTCCCGCCGCGCGCACCGTGTGGACTCTGCTCGGCGTGTATATTGTCATTCAGTTCTTCCTCAACGTCGCCAACGGACCCTATCAGGCGTTGATACCCGACCGCATCCCGTGGCAGTACCACGGCACGGCGTCGGCGTGGATGGGCGTGTGTACGCTCTTGGGGCGCATCGGGGGACCCTTTGCCGCCAGCCTGTTGCTCGGCTCGGAGCAAGGACTGTTCTGGCTGATGGTACTGTTCGCGGTCTTCCTGAACGCTTTCATGCTGCTCAATGTCTGGCTGATTCGCGAAGAGCCGTATACGGGACACTCGCCCACGCTGTGGGAGTCAATTGCTTCCAGCTACCGTGTCCCGCTGAAGCCCTATCCCAGCTTCGTCTGGTTACTGATTAGCCGCCTCGCCATCATGATGGGCATCTACACGGTGAACTTCTGCCTGCTGTACTATCTGCGGGACACGCTCGGCTACCGCAGGGAGGCGTTCAGTCTGATTACCAACTTCATGATACTCTCCACCATCACCGGCATTTTGGGCACTCTTCCCGCAGGCAAGCTGGCGGATCGCTACAGCAAGCGGCTCATTCTCGCTCTTTCCTGCCTGATCTGCCTGCTGGCGGGGATGGGCTTTCTGTTCGCGAAAGATTTGACGGTCGTCTACATCGCCGTCGGCATCTTCGGGGCGGGATTTGGTGTGTTTCAGGCGGTGGACTGGGCACTGGCGTGCAACCTGCTTCCGCAGGAGGCTCCCGCCAAGTATATGGGCGTGTGGGGTATTGCCGACACGTTGCCGCAGGTGGTCGCGCCGCTCATCGCCGGACCGATTGCCTATGTGGTGAACACGCAGGTCGAGATGGGGGTGGGCTATCGGGTGTTAATGGTGCTGGCGATGGTGTACTGGGCATTGGGCACAGTGGCTATTCGGTTCATTCGGGAACGCAGTCAGTTGGAGGGAACTATTATCGCACACGCAGATTCCGAACTCGAATAG
- a CDS encoding CTP synthase produces MTKYIFVTGGVVSSIGKGITVASLGRLLRSRGFKVAPLKFDPYINVDAGTMNPYQHGEVFVTDDGAETDLDLGHYERFIDVDLTRHSNVTTGNIYNAVISKERRGDYLGATVQVIPHITNEIQDRIVLVGKEHNADVVIAEIGGTVGDIEGLPFLEAIRQFKKRAGAENVMYIHVTLIPFVGPWGEVKTKPTQHSVIKLREIGIQPDILVCRTKVPISDEMKEKISLFCDVEKEAVIEAMDTENIYEVPLRLEELGLANLVVRRLGLPEHSPDLEDWRKMVEVMQRPRYNLYVAVVGKYTGNGDAYISIAEALKHAGIANNARVNIRWIDSEGLEKAPDVVQHLKGFDGIIVAGGFGVRGLEGKIAAIRYARENRIPFLGLCLGLQMAVVEFARNACGLYGAHSEEADPDTPHPVIHLLPEQKEVADKGATMRLGAYPCRIMQRTRAAKLYRDAVVYERHRHRYEVNNEYRERLAEYGMVFSGVSPDYRLVEIIELEGHPFFMATQFHPEFRSRPNRPHPLFVGFIKAALDKSGHRRWEGDESAAAAMQVQVQPEPCDDGRPLKENLLELEEA; encoded by the coding sequence ATGACCAAGTACATCTTCGTGACCGGCGGCGTGGTCTCTTCCATCGGCAAGGGCATCACCGTCGCCAGCCTCGGTCGGTTGCTCCGCAGTCGCGGCTTCAAAGTGGCGCCTCTCAAGTTTGACCCCTATATTAACGTGGATGCGGGCACGATGAACCCATACCAGCATGGAGAGGTTTTTGTCACCGACGACGGGGCGGAGACCGACCTGGACCTGGGGCATTATGAGCGTTTCATCGACGTAGACCTCACGCGCCATTCCAACGTCACCACCGGCAATATTTACAATGCAGTGATATCGAAAGAGCGCAGAGGCGATTATTTAGGCGCAACCGTACAGGTCATCCCCCATATCACCAATGAGATTCAGGACCGTATCGTGCTGGTGGGCAAAGAGCATAACGCCGATGTGGTCATTGCCGAAATCGGCGGCACGGTAGGCGATATCGAAGGGCTCCCCTTCCTCGAAGCCATCCGGCAGTTCAAGAAGCGGGCGGGCGCGGAGAACGTGATGTATATCCACGTCACGCTCATCCCGTTCGTGGGACCATGGGGTGAGGTGAAGACCAAACCCACACAGCACAGTGTCATCAAGCTGCGCGAAATCGGCATCCAGCCGGATATACTGGTGTGCCGTACCAAAGTGCCCATCTCCGACGAGATGAAGGAGAAAATCTCCCTCTTCTGCGATGTGGAAAAGGAAGCGGTCATCGAGGCGATGGACACCGAAAACATCTACGAGGTACCGCTTCGCCTTGAAGAGCTGGGTCTAGCGAACCTGGTGGTACGCCGACTCGGCTTGCCCGAACACTCGCCCGACCTCGAAGACTGGCGCAAGATGGTAGAGGTGATGCAGCGACCACGCTACAACCTGTACGTGGCGGTGGTGGGCAAGTATACCGGCAACGGAGACGCCTACATCTCCATCGCCGAAGCATTGAAGCATGCGGGTATCGCCAATAACGCTCGAGTCAACATCCGCTGGATCGATTCAGAAGGGCTGGAGAAGGCTCCTGATGTGGTACAGCATTTGAAGGGCTTCGACGGCATTATCGTGGCGGGCGGCTTCGGTGTGCGCGGGCTGGAAGGCAAAATCGCCGCCATTCGCTATGCCCGGGAGAACCGCATCCCGTTCCTTGGCCTGTGTTTGGGTTTGCAGATGGCGGTGGTGGAATTCGCCCGAAACGCCTGCGGTTTGTATGGCGCGCACTCCGAAGAGGCGGACCCCGACACGCCACATCCTGTGATTCACCTGTTACCGGAACAGAAAGAGGTGGCAGACAAAGGGGCAACGATGCGCCTGGGTGCATACCCGTGCCGTATCATGCAGCGCACTCGTGCGGCGAAGCTCTATCGCGACGCGGTGGTGTACGAGCGCCATCGCCACCGCTACGAGGTGAACAACGAGTACCGTGAGCGTCTGGCGGAATATGGCATGGTGTTTTCCGGGGTCTCACCCGACTACCGGCTGGTGGAGATTATCGAGCTGGAGGGGCATCCTTTCTTCATGGCGACGCAGTTTCATCCCGAGTTTCGTTCGCGCCCCAATCGTCCGCACCCGCTGTTCGTCGGGTTCATTAAAGCCGCCCTGGACAAAAGCGGACACCGACGCTGGGAAGGCGATGAAAGCGCAGCCGCTGCCATGCAGGTGCAGGTACAACCGGAACCCTGTGACGACGGACGTCCGCTCAAAGAGAACCTGCTGGAGCTGGAGGAAGCGTAG
- a CDS encoding AEC family transporter, whose translation MNVFWVVMSLFLVLFTGYLLKRRGILQDTDTSVINRLIMDFTLPAFVFHALYQQRVTADMVHAAWLFGMLQVLVMGLLWLPARLLRFPRPVIGTFLLTAVYGNTGFLGYPVVQAIFGKTEGAMAAAVVYDQLSMALPVYTVGIAVAMHYGSKHDTSWREMLRFFTTPTFVVLVGTLVVNALRVPVPLFISHAAQLVAGATVPLVLLSLGLMLEPAHLRANRYYLPMVLILLTKMALFPWLMWLATGWVGVQGIARLVAVTESAMPSAMVNAVITERYGCDHQLATLVIVIGTLLTIVVLPVVVTLLGMG comes from the coding sequence TTGAACGTTTTCTGGGTGGTGATGTCGCTGTTTCTGGTGCTGTTCACCGGCTATCTGCTGAAGCGGCGCGGCATTCTGCAGGACACCGATACAAGTGTCATCAACCGTCTGATCATGGATTTTACTCTGCCCGCGTTCGTGTTCCACGCCCTTTACCAGCAAAGGGTCACGGCGGACATGGTGCACGCCGCGTGGCTTTTCGGCATGCTTCAGGTGCTGGTGATGGGGCTTTTGTGGTTGCCCGCACGTCTGCTCCGCTTTCCGCGCCCCGTCATCGGAACGTTTCTGCTCACTGCTGTGTACGGCAATACAGGATTTCTGGGTTATCCGGTGGTACAGGCGATTTTCGGCAAGACGGAAGGGGCAATGGCGGCGGCAGTGGTGTACGACCAGCTCAGTATGGCTCTGCCCGTCTATACTGTTGGCATCGCGGTCGCCATGCACTACGGTAGCAAGCACGACACCAGCTGGCGCGAAATGCTCCGTTTTTTCACCACCCCCACATTTGTCGTGCTGGTTGGCACACTGGTTGTCAACGCCCTTCGGGTGCCCGTGCCTTTGTTCATTTCTCATGCGGCGCAGCTGGTGGCAGGTGCGACAGTGCCGCTGGTGCTGTTATCGCTGGGGCTGATGCTGGAACCGGCGCACCTCCGGGCGAACCGCTACTACCTGCCGATGGTGCTTATTCTGCTGACAAAGATGGCGCTGTTCCCTTGGCTGATGTGGCTGGCAACGGGTTGGGTGGGGGTGCAGGGCATCGCCCGGCTGGTCGCGGTGACAGAATCCGCCATGCCCAGCGCCATGGTGAACGCAGTGATCACCGAGCGATACGGCTGTGACCACCAGCTGGCAACGCTGGTGATAGTGATAGGCACTCTGTTAACGATTGTGGTGCTGCCGGTGGTGGTGACTTTACTGGGAATGGGTTAG